The Anaerolineales bacterium DNA segment CCGGCACGGCCTGCATCCGGCAACCCCGTCTTTCCCCGCTCCGGGAAAGAGGGTGTCCGTTGGCCGATGGATCGCGATCGGCGCGGGATTGGTAGCGCTGGTGTCGGTCGCCGCCATCGGCCTGGGCGGAATATTCAAGCCCTACCCCCCGACCCCCACCGCCACTTTCACGCCGACTCGCTCGCCGACCAAAACCCACACTCCCACGCCGACGCCGTTTCCGGGACTGCCGATCTATCCGGCGAACGCGTTCCCGGAATCCCTGATCCCCATCACCGCTGACAACGTTTCCGAAATCATTAACCTTTCCCGCATAGGCGGAGGCGTTCCGGTTCAAGCTGATTGGTCCCCGGATGGGAGCACTTTGGCGGTTGCATCAACCACCGGGATTTATTTGTACGATGCATCATCAAAAAAAGAAATCCGCCTTATCCTTGCTCCCGACGCCGTCCGATCTGTGAAATTCTCTCCGGATGGCGCTCTTCTGGCCGGCGGACTAGGGGATTACAGCGTACGTTTATGGAGAGTATCCGACGGCTCCCTGCTGCGTACGATGGAAGGCCATACGAGTGGGATTATCAGCGTGGCTTTTTCTCCCGACGGAACAATTCTGGCAAGCGGAGGCCATGAAACCGTCATCCGATTGTGGCGGGTTTCGGATGGCCTTCCGCTCATGACGCTAAAAGGCCATTCCAGCAGCATCATGAGTGTCGCGTTTTCGCCGGATGGGGAGACGTTGGCGAGCGGGTCGCTCGACAAGACCGTACGCCTCTGGAAAACGGCCGACGGAACGCTTCTGCGCACACTCGTCGGGCATTCCGATTACGTTATTACGACGGTATTCTCGCCGGACGGGTCGCTCCTGGCGAGCGGATCCTACGATAAAACCATACGGTTATGGAAGGTTGCAGAGGGATCCCTGTCGCGGAAGCTGGAAGGACACACCGATCGCGTCTATGGCATGGCCTTTTCGCCGGATGGATCTCAGCTTGCAAGTGGATCGTCGGATCTATCTTTGCGCATATGGCGAGTGAACGACGGCGGACTGGAGAAAACCCTGGAAGGACAACCGGGGACGCCCGTCAGCGTGGAATTTTCGCCGGATGGAGAAACACTGGCCTGTGTAAACGGAAGGGTGGTATTTCTTTGGCAGACATCGGATTGGACAGAAGTTTGCGAGTTAGACAATCACGCGGATGCCGTTCTTTCGACCGACTTCTCGCCGGACGAAACGCGCCTGGCCTATGGCGCCACCCCCAGAATGTCCGCCGCCATTGTGCAAATTCGCGACGGAGCAATTCTGCAATCCTTGGAAGGACACACGACTTCCATTTACAGCGTTGCCTTCTCGCCGGACGGGGATATCCTCGCGAGCGGATCGCCGGACGGGACCGCGCGCCTCTGGCGCGCATCCGACGGCGCGCCGCTTTCGGTTCTGCAGGGACATACCGGCGGGGTCATCAGCGTAGCTTTTTCGCCGGACGGAAAAATGCTTGCCACCGGGGCGTGCGATAACACCGTGAAATTATGGCAGGTATCCGACGGAGTTTTGTGTCGCACTCTCGAAGGGCATTCCGACAGAATTCAATCGGTTTCCTTCTCTCCGGATGGAACGATGCTGGCCAGCGGTTCCAGAGACCAAACCATCCGTCTTTGGCGGATCCCGAGCGGCGCCTTGATCCGTTCGTTGAAAGGACATGCGGGATGGGTCGACAGCGTGGCCTTTTCTCCGGACGGAACGCTTCTGGCCAGCGGTTCACAGGATAAAACCGTACGCATCTGGCAGGTATCGAACGGCGCGCTTCTCCGGACACTGCAAGGACACACGCTCGATGTAAGCACGATCGCCTTCTCGCCGGATGGCACCCTAATCGCCAGCGGATCGTATGATGCGACTATCCGATTATGGCGCGCATCCGACGGCGAATTGGTCCGCACCTTAAAAGGCCATACGTACAGCCTCTATACCGTAGCATTTTCCGAAAAAGGATCCATGCTGGCATCCGGTTCGGCCGACGGCACGATCCGCATTTGGGGAATTCCAGGGTAAATTGCATAAGACCGAGGCGGTCTTTTGCGACCGCCCCGGTCAATTGAGAAATTCCTTTTTTTCTATATCCAAATTCGATGCCGATTAAAATTTTCCGCCTCGCGCCATAAAAATAATTACGCCCCGAACGCCGCCCCCCACACGACGGCATCCAAGATCACCGTCTGCACGCAGAAAAACGCCGCGCCGACGACCGCCAGCGCGTGCGCCAACGCCGGCCGGCGCGGTTCGGCACCGAGCAGCGCCGCGAGCAGGCCCAGCGAGAACAACGCAACAAGGATCAGCACACCGCGTACGATCCACACCGCGATCGCGTTTTGGTTCCCGACCGCCCAAAACGTCGCCGGTAACCAAAGCGCAGAGGGCGCCAAAATTCCAAGGTACAACCAAGGATAGATCCAGGCGCCGAGGCGACCGAACACGGAATGATTCGCCGGATTGATCCGGAACAGGAGGAAGTAAGTGAAGGCGAAATAACCAAGCGCCGCCAGAAGCATCCCGGCGGTGTAATACGGCCGCACCGCCTCCGGCACCCCGCCCCAGAGGATGTCCGCGGCGCCGGCTCGTCCGGCCAGCCCCCAGATGTAACTGCCAATCACCGCCGATCCGCCGATTAGGTTGATTGCGAGCAGAAGCCATCGGTAATTTTTCATCCGTTCCTCCCGACATCCGAGAGATCATTCCAGCCCATCATCCCTGCCCAGCCCCGGCCTCTTGTTTCTGCCAGGATGACAAAGGGAAAACTATTGTTTCACTGTCCCATTGCCTCCCCCACCGCCTGCGCGCCCGCCCGGTCTGCTTGGTCGGTCATTCCCGCGTGTTCCAAGCGGGAATCCAGGAATCGATCGGGCGGGATACCGCCCAATATACCCTCGCCTGGCATCCATCTCGTCGCAAAGGTCAAACCCGGGCTGGGATGTCCTGCGGAGGCAGGCGCCGGGAGGACGGAGCGGATCGTCCTTCAAGGTTGAGTCGGTCCGGCCTCACCCTCCCATCGCCACCACCACCGCCAGCGCGTGCCCGCCGGAATGGGAAAGGCTGAGGGTCCACTCGGTCAGGCCAAGCCGGTCGGCCCGCTCGCGAGCGCGGCCGTGCAGGTGCAGGCCCGGCTCGCCCGAGGGGCCGCTCAACACCTCGATGTCGGTCCAGGGAATTTCGGTCATCAGGCCGGTGCCGAGCGCCTTGGAGGCGGCTTCCTTGGCCGCGAAGCGCGCGGCGAGCGAGGAAATCCGCTCGCCGTATACCGCACGCTCCTCCGCGGTAAAGATCTTTTCCAGAAAACGCTCCCCCCAGCGCCGGACGGCCTCTTCGATCCGCTCGATTTCGATCAGATCGGCTCCCACGCGCAGCATCGCCCGCTCACCCTCCTTCGGGCGGACCGGCGACGGCCAGCACCATCCGCTCGGGGTGTAGGTAATGCCGCGCCGCCTCGAGGATCTGGTCGGCGGTGATGGCCCGGATCAGGCCCGGGAAGCGCTGGTAGTAATCCAACCCCAGGTTGAACATTTCGATGTTCATCAGCGAGCCGGCCATGCCCTCGTTGGATTCCATCTGCAGCGGTATGCGGCCGATGATGCTGGCCTGGCTGTCGGCCAGTTCGCCGCGCGCCACCTTCGATCCGGTAAAGCGTGAAATTTCGCGGCGGATCAACTCCACCGCCCTCGGCACGTTGTCCGGATTCACGCCGGCCAGCACCATCCACGGGCCGGGGCCCACCCCTCCGCTGAGGGTGCTCATCGAATAATACGCCAAACCCTCCGCCTCCCGGACCGCGTCGCCGATCCGGCCGTACATGCCGAACACGCCTAGGATATTGTTGCCCAGCATCGCCGGCAGATAGTCCGGCGCGGCGCGGGCCGGGCCGGGGATTCCCAACACCAGATCGGCCTGGGTCTTTCCGGAAAGCGGGATGCGCCGCTCCACTCCCTTCGCCGCTCGCGGCGCGGGCGGAAGCGCGGGGCGCCCGGTCTGGAGCGGATTTTTCCAATCGCCGAAATATTTTTCGATCAGATGGATCGCCTTGCCGCTGTGCGCCGCGCCGGCGACGGCGAAGATCATTTTCCGCGGCCCGTACCAGCGGGCGTGGAAATCCTGCAGATCCCGGCGCGTGATTCCCCGAATCGTTTTGGGGCTGCCTTCCTTGTCATGGGCGTACGGATGTCCGGCGTAAGCGAGCTCGGCGAACGCCATATAGGCCCGCTCGCCGGTATCCTGCTCCCGGACGGACAGGCGGGTGAGGTATTCGCCGCGCAGGCGTTCAAACTGGTCGTTCGGAAAACTCGGGCGGCGCAAGGCGTCGGCTGCCAATTCCAGCGCCAGGGGAAGGTCCTCCGCCAGGCAGCGGCAGTAGAAGGAGGTGGTGTGCATCCCCGACCCGAACGAGAGGGTCGCTCCGGCGGATTCGAGGAGGTTGTAGATTTGGTGGAAGGAACGCTTTCCGGCGCCGCGCATCAGACACATGGAGGTCAGCGCGGCGAGTCCGGCTTTCTCTTCGCGCTCATCCAATCCGCCGGCCCACAAGGCGCCCAGCACCACCACCGATGGGCTGAGAAAATTCTCCCGGGCCAGAACGACCGCCCCGTTCGGCAATTCCCGGCGCACGATCGATTTCGGGCCCGGCAGCGCCTGGAGATCCGGCGTCGCGGCCGAACGCCGCGGAACCGCAGGCCGGGCGGACCGGCGCAAGTTCTTGCGCCCCCGGACGGCGGCGCATGGTTTTCGGCGAACCTTGGATGGCATAACGCGTCTCCGCATCTCAACCGCCCGGGTGCGGACCGGATCCGCCGTCCGCGCCCGACGGGAGATAGAACCCCACCGTCCGGTTGCGCTTGGCCAGCACCTTGTGCGCCACGCGCCGCACGTCGTCGGCCGTCACCGCGGCGAGCGAAGAGAGGTAGTTGTCGAACCAATCGATCGAGGAGAACATCTCGGCGTATCCCATCCAGAACGCCTGGTTGGTCACCGTCTCGCTGCCGTAGGCGAAGATGGCCCGCGCCTGCTTCATCGCCCGCTCCATCTCCTCGCGCCGCAGCGATTCCTCCGCCGCGCGCTTGAGCTCCGCGTCGAGCGCCGCTAGCACTTGGTCCGGAGTTTTTCCGTTGCGGACCGTGGCGGTGATCGAATACAGGTACGGATCGATCGTCGCGGCGAGGCTTCCGCTCACCCCTGCCGCCAATTCGGTTTCCACCAGCGCCCGGTAGAGGCGCGAGGTCTTGTTCGAAATCCCGCCGGTGAACATGTTGAAGTTGCTCGGTCCGGCCAGCACGCTGTCGAGCACGACCATCGGGAAAAAATCCGGATCGGTCGCGGCCGGCGCGTGGTAGGCCGCTTCCACGTAGGCGGTCTCTCCGGGCCCTTCCACCGTCACCCGGCGCTCCCCCCGCTGCGCGGGTTCGGGGCGAGTCCCGCGGTTCGGCGCCGGGCCGGCGGAAATTCCGCCGAACAGCCGGCGGATGCGGTCGAGCATCGCCCGGGATTGGAAATCCCCCGCCACGGCCAACAAGGCATTGTTGGGGACGTAAAAATCGCGGTAGTGTCCGTAAAGGTCGTCGCGGGTCATCGACGACAGGTCCGCCACGTCCCCCACGACCTCATGGTGGTAAGAATGCACCCGGAAGGCGGCGGCCTGCACCTCTTCCGAAAGCCGGAAGGTCGGTTCGTTTTCATGTCCCTGGCGCTCGGAGATGATGACCGTGCGCTCGGAGGCGACTTCCTTGGGAGCGAAGATGCTGCCCGTCATGCGGTCCGCTTCCAGGCGCAAGCCGAGATCGATGCGGTCGGCGGGCAGGGTTTCGTAGTACGCAGTCCAATCCAGCCAAGTCATCGCGTTCCACACCCCGCCTTCGCGCGAGACCGCTCGGTCCAGGCTGCCGGCCGGGAATGCGGCCGATCCCTTGAACTGCATGTGCTCCACCCAATGCGAGATCCCGGTCTGGCCGGCGCGTTCGTTGCGCGAGCCCACCCGGTACCAGGCCCACAGGCTGATCAACGGCGCGGCATGGATCTCCTTCAACAGCACCAGGAGCCCGTTGCGCAGCTTGGCGCGGCGGACCCGACCGGCGCTCATCGCTCCGCTTCCTTTGCGCCCTGCGGCTGCGGCGGGGTCCGGGCGCCGTTGTAGCCGCGTCCGATCCCGCGGTAGCGGAAACCGAGTGCCTTCATCTCCTCTGGCTCGTAAATGTTCCGGCCGTCGATCAGGTTGGGGGCGCGCATCAGGCCGCGGATTTTGGGCAGGTCGAGCTGCTTGAATTCGTTCCAATCGGTGACCACCACCAGCGCGTCCGCGCCTTCGGCCAGGGCGTAGGGATCCGCGCACATGCGCACCCCAGGCATCACCCGCGCGGCGCCGTCCATCGCCACCGGATCGTAGGCGCGGACGGCGGCGCCGCGGTCGCGCAGCATTGCGGCGATCTT contains these protein-coding regions:
- a CDS encoding protein kinase, yielding MPDLIGQALGRYHILERLGEGGMATVYKAFDTRLERFVAVKIIRRSAFPPEQLEPILKRFEREAKALAKLSHPNIVSVIDYGEHEGAPYLVMVFLPSGTLAHSLGRPIPWQEAARLILPIARALEFAHGQGIVHRDVKPANILITLSGEPMLSDFGIAKILESEGTTQLTGTGFSVGTPSYMAPEQWSGKVGPQTDLYSLGVVLYEMITGRKPYTADTPSAILLKQATEPLPRPKAYVPDLPEAVEKVLLKALARKPEDRYPDMAAFIDGLERTLVGQPKGKKFLAFKPATAPKVQPPAKTRATFVDGEQPSSLAPRHGLHPATPSFPAPGKRVSVGRWIAIGAGLVALVSVAAIGLGGIFKPYPPTPTATFTPTRSPTKTHTPTPTPFPGLPIYPANAFPESLIPITADNVSEIINLSRIGGGVPVQADWSPDGSTLAVASTTGIYLYDASSKKEIRLILAPDAVRSVKFSPDGALLAGGLGDYSVRLWRVSDGSLLRTMEGHTSGIISVAFSPDGTILASGGHETVIRLWRVSDGLPLMTLKGHSSSIMSVAFSPDGETLASGSLDKTVRLWKTADGTLLRTLVGHSDYVITTVFSPDGSLLASGSYDKTIRLWKVAEGSLSRKLEGHTDRVYGMAFSPDGSQLASGSSDLSLRIWRVNDGGLEKTLEGQPGTPVSVEFSPDGETLACVNGRVVFLWQTSDWTEVCELDNHADAVLSTDFSPDETRLAYGATPRMSAAIVQIRDGAILQSLEGHTTSIYSVAFSPDGDILASGSPDGTARLWRASDGAPLSVLQGHTGGVISVAFSPDGKMLATGACDNTVKLWQVSDGVLCRTLEGHSDRIQSVSFSPDGTMLASGSRDQTIRLWRIPSGALIRSLKGHAGWVDSVAFSPDGTLLASGSQDKTVRIWQVSNGALLRTLQGHTLDVSTIAFSPDGTLIASGSYDATIRLWRASDGELVRTLKGHTYSLYTVAFSEKGSMLASGSADGTIRIWGIPG
- the acpS gene encoding holo-ACP synthase encodes the protein MLRVGADLIEIERIEEAVRRWGERFLEKIFTAEERAVYGERISSLAARFAAKEAASKALGTGLMTEIPWTDIEVLSGPSGEPGLHLHGRARERADRLGLTEWTLSLSHSGGHALAVVVAMGG
- a CDS encoding insulinase family protein; translated protein: MPSKVRRKPCAAVRGRKNLRRSARPAVPRRSAATPDLQALPGPKSIVRRELPNGAVVLARENFLSPSVVVLGALWAGGLDEREEKAGLAALTSMCLMRGAGKRSFHQIYNLLESAGATLSFGSGMHTTSFYCRCLAEDLPLALELAADALRRPSFPNDQFERLRGEYLTRLSVREQDTGERAYMAFAELAYAGHPYAHDKEGSPKTIRGITRRDLQDFHARWYGPRKMIFAVAGAAHSGKAIHLIEKYFGDWKNPLQTGRPALPPAPRAAKGVERRIPLSGKTQADLVLGIPGPARAAPDYLPAMLGNNILGVFGMYGRIGDAVREAEGLAYYSMSTLSGGVGPGPWMVLAGVNPDNVPRAVELIRREISRFTGSKVARGELADSQASIIGRIPLQMESNEGMAGSLMNIEMFNLGLDYYQRFPGLIRAITADQILEAARHYLHPERMVLAVAGPPEGG
- a CDS encoding insulinase family protein is translated as MSAGRVRRAKLRNGLLVLLKEIHAAPLISLWAWYRVGSRNERAGQTGISHWVEHMQFKGSAAFPAGSLDRAVSREGGVWNAMTWLDWTAYYETLPADRIDLGLRLEADRMTGSIFAPKEVASERTVIISERQGHENEPTFRLSEEVQAAAFRVHSYHHEVVGDVADLSSMTRDDLYGHYRDFYVPNNALLAVAGDFQSRAMLDRIRRLFGGISAGPAPNRGTRPEPAQRGERRVTVEGPGETAYVEAAYHAPAATDPDFFPMVVLDSVLAGPSNFNMFTGGISNKTSRLYRALVETELAAGVSGSLAATIDPYLYSITATVRNGKTPDQVLAALDAELKRAAEESLRREEMERAMKQARAIFAYGSETVTNQAFWMGYAEMFSSIDWFDNYLSSLAAVTADDVRRVAHKVLAKRNRTVGFYLPSGADGGSGPHPGG